A segment of the Capra hircus breed San Clemente chromosome 19, ASM170441v1, whole genome shotgun sequence genome:
TTAGGAGATGAGCAACCTCTTTCCCCCTCATCCCTTCCCTGTTAAGCATCACAggagatatttttttaatgtcccaATTTTGGCGTGGAAAATGAGGTCAGCAGACCCATGGGGGCACCGCTTGTCGGTGACAGCTGACAGTCTTCATTTCACCTTGAAACTCCTTCATGGTCCAGGTGGGCGTGTCCTAAGCCCAGTTTCAGAGGGGTGCTGTTAGGACAGGGAGAGCAGGAAGGGAATTCACCAAATAACAGTTTTGGTTGCTGATGCTGTGGGCTCCACCCCTAACATTTGCAAGGCCTAGAGCAGGGGGACAAAGAGGGGCCCACCTATCCATGtcgaaatgtttaaaaattataaatcaagctAGTAAACTGCTAATTAAGATATAttctgggaattccttggtggttcagtggttaggactcagcactctcactgtttcgatccctggctggggaactaagattccgaagccatgtggtgtggcctaaaataaaacaaaatacattcTAAACTCCCACCTTGACAAATACACTTTCATAATTACCTGGAAGACCAGCTTCCAATTTAGATTCCTGTGACTCCTGGGAGTTCTACAGAACTCTGTGTAAAGAGAAAGAGCTCCATTCCTACTCTGGCCCCAGCCAGCAGCCCCGCTTCCTACAGCCAGCTGCTTTCTGCACTGCAAGAGACTCACATGCACGGAGGTAGATGCCCAGCCTCAACACACAGCCTGGTTCCATCTTCACACGCTGCAGACAGCTGCCCTTGGCCATCTTCAGGTGTCCCTCTCTCAGGTCCAGGGGTGCACACACTAGTGTGTGACCTGCCCTGAGGAGAGCAAGCTCAAGGAAGAGGCTTGCATGGGCTGGGAGCAAGCTGGCAACCTTCTGGGCAGGGACCTTCGGCACCACAGGTATGGGGCATGTGGTCTCGAAAGGGATGTTCAGGCCCATCCCCTTAGCCCTGCTGACTACTCTTCATCCCACAGAGAGAGGGATGGCAAGATGAGGGCCAGAGCAGAGCCCTTGAAAGCACAAAGCCAAGACATGGGCAGCCCTGCCCTTGCCCAGGTTTAACGGTGCTTATTAGACCCAGCCTTCTCTGGCAGCCTCCAGAGCTCAGGCCAGGCAGGGACTGGAGCTGTCTTTTCATTGGAGGGGAGCTTGGACAATCCCCAAGCAGGACTTTCAGTCACTTGTATTATTTATCTTCCTGAAAAAAATTGAGTGCCGCTTGATCCCAACTTGTGGATTTCTGGAcatggggagggcagggaggtgaTGACAATGGGCCTTTTTCTTTGGGTTGGGTCTCTAAGTTAGTTTGTTCCCCTGGGACACAGCCCTCCCCAAGTGGGCTGCTGCTGGTCCCTGCCCTGCAGGGACCCCTCTCCTCACCCTGGAGACAAAAAGCAGGGTGACTAAAGGAGAAGGTGGTGCAGGACCCTGGGCAGCTCAGACAGATCTAGTTGAGATCCAGAGACCAacaggggctgggtgggggtggggggagggggcgtgAAGGGCACTGCTCTCTCTGGCcaagtttaaaaaagaacttccaaccccacccctaccccccgcAGATCGGCTTTGCTGTCCTACAGGCGAGGGGACACTTACACTTGTTGAGCCCTCACCAggcgccaggcactgtgctaagcgcTCTACGTGTGTGTTCTCATGTAATCCTTGCAGCCACCCTATGAGGTGggttctattattatccccattttacagatggggaagcgAACTCAGAGGTTAACGAATtcacccaaggtcactcagcagaTAGAGGTGATGGGGCCCAAGTCTAAGTGACCCCAGAGCCCCCACTCTTTCCACTATAGCCTCCGTTGCCTCCCCCTCCCAGAAGCAACAAACTGGCACCGAAGCAGAAGGGATGAAGGTCAGATATGAGGAAGGACTTCCGACAATGATGGTGTATGTGGTGAGAGGAGACAACGCAATGGGGAAACTACTCAGATGCaggaagccccctccccacctgagTTGGGTCTTGGTCTGTCTGCTGGCTTGCGATGATCTCTAGAAGGTCCAAGGAGTCCTGTCTGGATCCCAGACAGTAACATCCTGACCTTTCTCCCATTCTACAATCCGGGGTTCTCTGCTCTACCCCGACACAGCACCAACACCCAAAGTCTGACTCTCCTTTGTGGCTCAAAGTGCTAAGCACCACATCTGAGCTGGCAGCCCAGGACCTCCTTTTCTAGGATGGCTTCCTTGTGATCCTAGGAGTTAGGACCTGCCTATAGCCCAAATCTCGACACAGAAGGTGCAAATGCACCCAGGTCTACCATAAGGCCCGATTCTGTGATCACCTCCATCATCTGACTCTGGGACTTGGACACAGAAAACATCTAGTCAGTCCCCAGGCTCTTGGGGTTCCCCGGGTCATCTAGAGCAGCCCCTgttccatcatccccttctccctcacATATCTGTATCCAGGGTGTAAATAAATGATCCAGGTGTGTTTGCGCCGGGCACACCGAAAGACCCAGGCTCCAGCTCAGCTATGCAGCAGCTCTCACCGCATTTCCCCACAGAAGCCGTTTGGGTCACCCCATCACCCCGTAAAGGGAGGGTGAAGGAAGCTGCCCTTGATGAGGCACGGGGCTCCTTTAGTCAATGAACCCCGCAGTCCCCACCTTCCACCTGCTCTCCTCCAGAACGTTGCGTGCCTACCGTCCGGCTCTGTCCTCCGTGCCTTGCAGCCAGCCCCAGTGTCAAGGGAAGCTAGCCGGAACCCTCGAAACTTCTCCAGAGTTTAGTCTCACCCTCTACCCAGATGCCCAGCATCAGTGCTCAGAGCCAACGGGGGTTCCTCCCTGCCCCTCGAGGCCCCCCAGTTTTGAGTCGAGGGGACATAACAGGTGGAAGGGGCTGCCTTGTTCTCCCGCACTGCCCTGAGGTCCTCAGCGTGAACCGGACCGCGTCGCGGACTTACCTGCGGGGCAGAGATGAGCCGGCTGCGGCCACCTGCTCTCCACCGCGCTCTGGAGCGCAGCGGCTTCGAGTcggccggggagggggcggggcccgggcgggggcggggcctggggagcGGCGGCCGCGCCCCTTCCTGAGCCTCCGCGGGGTGGGACCGACTGGTTTACTCAGGTGGGCAGAAAGCGGGGGTCGGGTGTGCGGGGCGGGGGGCATCCGGGCCACTAGGGACGCTCAGGAGCTCTGGCTTTCCTGAAGGCTTAGGGCGCCTGGGTCCTGAGGACCTCATGAAACGCCCTTCTTCAGGCAACCTTACCCAGGTGCCCTGGAGGCAGTGGCTCCATGTGAAGACCCCTTCACACGAAGAAGCAAGCCTGGGAACCTCTCCTTATCTGCGTTCCCCGTTCCATTTGAGCTCAGGAAAGCTCTCCCAGCCTGGCAAAGTGGTTGCAAAGCTCTCCCACCGCCTCTAAAGTCAAGGCCCCCCAACCAGGGGTCAGCTGTGCAGGGGCCCAGGCCACCGAGGGGACCTTGAGGTGCCCAGGTCATCTTTATCCTTTGTCCATCTCTCTCCCAGCAACATAGCATCTCCGCCTCCCCCAACCACCCTGCCCTCAATGCCAGCTCAGGTCCCTCAGCTGTCACTGTTTAGCCCTGGAATGATAGGCGTCCGGACTCCGTGCGTCCAGCCACATTCAAGGCCATTGAGCTTAACACCCCTGGGCCCCTGCCCCCCCCCTCCAACCCCACTCTGCCCCCAGTCGCTAATTTTATTGACCTGTAAAAGGCACGTTGCTGACAGGCGAGATCGTGACTGAAGGTGAAGTGGGGAGCAGAGGGGCagaagcagcagtcctgggaggcacaGATGGGACAGGAGAGAAGGGTGACTCCTGGAGCCAGGGCCAAGGAACGCTGGAGATTAGCAGGAGAGGCCCTAGGAAAGAAGGGTACACTCTCTGGGGGAGTGGAGGCCAAAAAGACTGGAACTGGAACGTCAGCCCTCAGTCAGACAAGAGGCAGACTGAAGAAAGATGCCGAAGAAGGGAGTGTGCGTTACTTCCCATCTATCCTTAGGCAGGAGCAGGGGTgcagcaggagaggaggaggtgggATGGCAGGAAGGACTGCCATCCTGCTCTCAAATCTCTGCCCTaaccccctcccttcctcttgaaGGTGACTCCTGCCTGCTGGGCCTCTTACTACAGAAATAGCCCTTTCCCTGAAGAATCAACCTAGatcttgcctttctctttcttgttAAAATGAGAACAGAAAATTTAGGCCTTTACAACTTCTCCCACCCACCCCATGCCTGCCTGAGCCCTACCCCTCAAAATCCTGGATCTCAGCCTGTCCCCAGCCCAGGGAGATGACCGAGGGGTCAGGAGAGGATAGAGAGGGGTCACTGGGGTTTGAGCCTATTATGGGGTGGAAGAGGTGAGAAAGCCTCACATTCTTGATGGCTCTCAAATTTAGACTTTTGATGCTCTGTCCAAATAAAGGTTACATGAATGAGACCCATAAAGAggggtgttaaaaaaaaaagcttttgacatTAGAAATATAGCACAAAGCAGATCAGCGGACgaggaaggggaagagaagaTCACAACGGGAACAAGGAAGTTTTGAGGGTGACGGCgatgttcattatcttgattgtggaaGAGCGTACATATGTTAAACTTATCAAATCATACACTATAAATATGTACAGcaatatcaattatacctcacaCATCTGTTTTTCAAACATCACACATTTTCTACACCCGTTTTCCACTTCTTTAATTTATGGAGAATCACAAAACATAGAAGTGGCCTTGGCAGGGAAGGAATGTTGAAGGGAAGCCGTGACGATGCCTAGTCAGGATGGCCATTCTCCTGCCTCAGGTCCACCCCAAACCCCCACCCCAGTTCCAGCCAGTGTATACGAAGGTGTCTATGTACATGTGAGGGGATCTGGGATGAGCTGTGGCTCTCTGGCTGCTTCCTCAGTGTAGGAGTCGAGCCAGCCTGGGAGCCCGGGGTTCCTCTGTGGCTGGTTGGTCAGCCAGGACTCAGGAACTGGTGACTCTGGTGGGAGGGGCTGGACCCAGGCTTTGCCCAGGAGATGGTGGCTGTTGTGGATTCTTCTGCCCCCTGCAGGCTGTGCTGGGCATTGCAGGACAAGGCAGTCAGTCCAGAGAGAGGCCCGCCAGGCCCTCCGCATATTGCACATAGTCAAAGTCAGGCACAGTGAAGGGCACACGGGACCACTTCTTGGCCCGGACTCGCCCTTGTGGTGTCTCCAGCAGCATACTGCCAACTTTGAGCACCGGCAGCTTCACTGACTTGTAGATTATCTGCAGACCCCAGGCCtggggggagaggagagagatggcCAGGTCTGAGTCTCTGTCCTCAGACAGCTTCTTTTCTCCAGTCGGGGTCCATGCATGCTGGGCCTGTGTCTCCCACCTCAGCCTGAGAACTATCTCCCTATTATCACGCTGTGGTCTCCCTACCATAGTGGGGGAGCTCCCCAGATTGGGAGGTCCTGGGGCAGGGTGGTGGGCCCCCTCTCTCAGACTGAGGACTTCTCAAGGCTAGAGCGAAGGGCCACAGCCCCGGCACTTACCTCCCCACAGTTCCGGCAGCTAATGGCACCCCCAGGCCTCCAGTCCTTGAAGCTTCTGCTGATGTCCACAGGCTGCTTTGAGACGTTGTAGTAGATCCTGGAAAGGGATGGGGGTAGCCACAGCCCTCACAaaccccacttcccaccccaaccccaggtCTCACACTCTCCTGCCTGCGAAGCCTCTGCCTGGGCCTTGGGCCTTTCTGCCTGTCAGGAGGCACAGAGACGTCCCAGGGCCGGGAAACCCCATTTTCCTTATGCTCTGCCTATGCTGCCTCCCCGGCATCCTCTTCTGCCCAAGTTCAGGCCTCAGCACCTGGATGATTTTAACAGTCTCCCAACAGCTCTCCCTCCCTTATCCTTCTATCCCATTCTTCTCAACCCCATGTCATCCTGCCACCaacctccagctgctgctgctgctgctgttaaattgcttcagtcgtgtccgacctccaGAGTGATCCTCTAAAAATGTACATCTGACCCTGACATGCCCTTGCTCAAAAATCCCTCCCAGACTCCTCACGGGCTACAGGACAAAAGCCAAACTTTCAGGTCTGACCTTCAAGGTCCTCCACAGGCCAGTCTGTGTTCCTCCAGAATCTCTTCCTTCACCACCTCTTCCATTCATGTCAATCACAATTACTCCCACTGCATCACCCTAACCTCCACACATACTCTAATCCAGTGCCTTTTTCAAGACAAGATATAGTGGAAATGCTACCTCAAGAAACTGTGAAGATCgtggcctggcacacagcaggtgcctaATAAATAATGAATGGATGGAGGATAGGGGAAGGTCACCCTCTATGGTAGAAGACAAGGGGATGGCTTGGGGACAATTAGCCCTCTTCAGGTCTTCAAAGTAGGTAGGACCAAGGGGCCAGTTTGTGGCCTCTCAGCATTTGGCTTCCTGAATTCCAACTCTTGCTCAACCACACAGTGGCTGTGGggacttgggcaagtcacttagcttctctgggcctctgtttcctcacctgtaaaatgggataatgatAAGACCTGTCTAATCAGACTATTGTGAAAATGGACACTTGGTAGTTGTTAAAATGCTCTTTAACCTCCCAAACTCTCAAAGCACTGTCTGGATGCAAGGGATTCTTCATCCCCCATTatgccccttcctctctcccctcttcccatccCAACATCCCCTTCCACAGTTCTCACGAGAAGTTGGGGTTCACATTGACGTGGTGGGTACCCTCCACCTTCCGTAGGTCACTCCCATAGCCCACGGACACCATGCAGTTGATGCAGAGGAGCTGCACCTGCTCCGCCAGGAACTTGCGCTGCCGACTCTCTCGCTGGGCTGCCTGGACTGCCCGCTTGACCAACGCTGCCTGCTGCAGATCCCGGATCTGAGATGGGAGTGGACACTGGGCATGGCTGAGACCAGAGAGACCTGACCCCAGGAATGCTTTCAGGGGGCAAAGGGTTCCCAAAGACCTCAGATCATTAGCAGCCAGAAGGGACTTCTTCAACCATTCCTGGAGCTGTTAGAAGCAGCTCTGTGGCAAAAAATAGGGGGGTGGGGACAACTATGGGAGGGAAGCAAGCTTTCTTGCTGAATATTTACCCCTACTTTGGAGGATTTTGTGCAAAGTGGCTTCACTTAATCTAAcatgtgcttaattgctcagttgtgtccgactctttgtgacctcatggactgtagcccaccaggctcctctgtccatgggcattctccaggcaagaatactggagtgggttgccatgccctcctccaggggatcttcccaacccaggaattgtaccagggtctcctgcattgcaggcggattctttagcagctgagccaccagggaatctaaCATGGGGCATCATGAATAATTATGCAAGGACAACAGAAGCAGGGACCATCCTGAACAAGCCTGGATATTGGTGATCCTACCTCAGGGGAACTCATTTCAGTCCTGGTTCTGGGCTTATTTTGTGGATGTGTCTATTTGTTTCCCCCTTTCTGGTTCCAGAAGGGAGTCCCCACGGtgactcagacgataaagaatctgcctgcaatgcaggagacctgggttcaatccctgggtcaggaagatcccctggagaagggaaaggctacccactccagtgttcttgcctggagaacatcatgcacagagaagtctggcggactacagttgatgggggtcacaagaatcggacacaactgggcaactacaCTCCCATGCTCCACTACACTGGTTCCAGAAGGGCTGTAAGGCGGCTCTCCCAGATAGACAGAATATTTGGTGATAAGGGTAAATTCAAAGCCCTGGATAAGCCCTGCTCCCAAGGCATTTTGGAGAACAGCCActgccttccctggtagccctacccccccagcctccagcctctACCTTTCCCAAGTGGGCCAGGTTAGCCCCCAGAGGAAGGGGGACCCAGGGAGTGTATGTGTGAGTGGTCAGAGACCTTCCAGGCAGAGTGTCCTCAGCCGCCTTCCCCTCAGGCTGCCCACAAACCTTGGCCTGGTACTCGGCCTGGTCCATCGCCCGCACAGCAGCCACTGCCTGTTCCATCAGCGCCTCCAGCGCCTCATTCGTTAGCTCCCGCTGTAGCTCCCGACTGCCTTGGGCTGCCACAAACGAGTATACGCTTTGGCTGGCCCGGGCCCGGCCCCTTGCCtggggaaagagaaaacagagggaCCTAAGTGGGGCTGGGGTCCCACACACAGCACCCTTTGAGGGCTGGTTGGGGAAGGGCTGCTTTGAGCACCTGGACCATGGAGATCTCATTGGTCAGGAGCCCATAGCGCACCACCACATTGCACTGGGGGATGTCCAGCCCCTCCTCTGCCACACTTGTGGCCACCAGGAGGTTCAGGGTACCAGTCCGGAACTTCTGGATTACTTCTTGCTGGTCCCGCTGGGATTGGCGGgtgggggaagagaaagaagatggtAAATGATGTAGGTTCAGTCCAACCATCCTGCTAGCTCAGCCTCTCCTGGTTTGGCCCTTTTACTCACAACCTTGGTCCCTTTCCTGAGGAACTTTGAATTCCCACTTCGATCTTCAAGTACCCCCCAGGATCTTGCTCATCTTCCCAGGTAACCATGTAAACTCtgtctcccttcagttcagtcactcagtcgtgtccaactctttgcgaccccatggactgcagcacgccaggcctccctgtccatcaccaactcccagagcttgctcaaactcatgtccattgagtcagtgacgccatccaaccatctcatcctctgttgtctcccaccttctcccaccttcagtctttcccagcatcagggtctctgcaaatgagtcagttcttcacatcacgtggccacagtattggagtttcagcttcagcatcagtcctttcaatgaatattcaggactgatttcctttaggatggaccgtcTCCCTTAGGAGTCCCCAGAGGTCCCTGCCCCTCTACTCTAGGAGCTCTCAGGACCTATTCTCTTCACGCAAGGGATCCCAGGCCCCTGACTCTCTGTTCTGAGGACATCACTTGCCTGTCCCCATAGATTCCCCAAGCCTCTGCATCTCTTCCCCCAGAGACCTCCAGACTAGGGGAACCTTCAGCATTAGGGAACTCAGGGTCTCTATCTCTGCCCCAGCTCTCTGGCCTCCCCCCAGACATAATCAGTCACCCATTGCTCGGTGAAGACTCTGTCCCCTTTTCTCCTCTAGGGAactcccccgcccccagctccTCCCACCAGAGCCCACACCTGTGTCATCTGGATCATCTGAGTCTTCTGGCTGTTGTTCCCAGCCCCAATCAACACCTGTGGCCGGATGCCCACTGTCTGcaggcctggctgctgctggAGCCACAGCAGGAGGGAGTGAGCGCTCTGGCGGGTTCGGGTGAAGATGATGCCCCGGGGGCTGTCAAGGCTCCTGAACTGCTTCTGCAGGATCGCTTCCAGCACCTCCAGTTTCGGGTTCTCCGGGCCGCTAGTTGCCAGGCGGGCCAGCTCATTCTTGTGATCTGCCAGAAAAGCCCAAAACAGAGGCCTGGAGGTGGGCAAGGCATGGCTAGGGTGGGGGATTCATAGGGATAACATTACAGGAGTATGGGGTCGGGAGGAGGGGTGCCTGAGGATACGTGCTCCTGCCTAATTCCCCTGAACAGCACCAAAAGCACATTTAAGGATACCCTCTGCCTGCCCTGGTAgcgtccctgatggctcagacagtaaagaatctgcctgcaatgcaggcgacccaggtttgatccgtgggtcaggaagatcccctgaagaagggaatggcaatccactccagtattcttgcctggagaatcccatggacaaaggagcctggcgggctacagtccatggggtcacaaagcgttggacacggcACGTCGGAGCAACCACACTCAGTAACCCCTGGATCTTTTCATGCTAATCTTTGCTCCCTGGGATTGACTCAACCTCAGGTCTTTTCAGAAGGATCCTTGCCTTCCAGCCTGTGCTGAGGCCTTCTCTAGCCTTACATTTCGCCCTCTGACCACCTCACTTTCCCAGTTTAAAGGTACCACACATCCCAAACTTTAAAGGATCGTTCCCAattaaatggttttttaaaaaaatctttgtcaTAAACATGAATTAGTTGTTACACCCACTCAAACCTTCACAAACGAGGGCATACTATCTTTTGTCATATCCTCGACTTTGACTGTGGGTTAGAAAATTAGGGCCCCAGTACCCTCATTAGCACTTCTCCTACCCCTGGTGGGACCTGTGCCCTGACTGGCTTCTGACCTCTAGTTCAGCTGCGAGCCTCACCATCAAACAGCGCCAGCAGCCAGCGCTCAGCATGTAGGACCCCGGTCTTAGTGGCGCGCTCCCTGTTGTAGAAATCCCGCAGCGTGTCGAGGGCATCCACCGCGCGGACCGTGTCGTGGATCAGCAGCGCATCGTTGTACCGACGCAGATGAAGCGCGTACACCCGCTGCTCCAGGAGCCCCGCCTCAGCCGCTGCGGGAGGGTTGGGTTCGTAGGATCTGAGTGGCCACGCCCCTCCAGGGGTCAACGTCCGCCTAGGCTCCGCCCCCGAAGGCTCCGCCCAGGCTGGCCCCACCCCGGATCGCCCCCACCTCCCAACCCTCCCCTAGGGCGCCCCCCTCACCATCCTGGCTCAGTTCCACCACTTGCTGCTCATAGGTCTGCGTCCCGAAGTCCCGTCTCAACTTGGGCATCTCCAGGTGGTCGTGGATTTGGTCCATGAGCTTCTTCAGCATGTCCCCAAACGGGTCCTGGGCGAGAAGAGTGAGGGTGTGAGGGGATTTCCAAACACATAGAGGAAATGGGCACCTAGCGGCGAAGCTGATCTCTGGGTGAAGCTGCGTTGCTACTGGCGGCATATCGGAGCTGGAGAGGAGCCAGCCCCAGAGGGAGGCCAGCTGGGTGGAGGAGTTCTGGTTGGAGGTAGGAGCCGGAGTCCTGCACCCCGCTCCTGCTCTGTCTGCACCCCTGACCTCTGGCTTGAGCACAGTGATGTCTGTCTAGTCCTGTCCAGCCCCATCAGAGCAGACACCAGACAGTGTCTGCACCGCATGAGCGAGCTTGGAACAGCCTCAGGACAAAGTGCCCAGCTTCACAGTTTGCAAACCATGCCCAGGGTTTTGAGAGATTCCCCCACGGTGGCATCTGAGTCTAAACAAACAGCAGGCTGAGGGCATGGGCTGTGTCTGCCCCATTTCATGGAAAGGAGAAATGGAGGTTGAGACAAAAGCAAATAACCTGGAACCACATAGCTGGTGAGGGTGGAGTCAGAGCTCAATCCCAGGTGCCCTAACTTGACACCagaccccacccctggccccagcCTTCCCTCTACGTACCTGGGTGTGCCTGTGGCAGAGGTCATACTGTTTGCAGGGCTGGTGGCTGTGCTCCTGCAGCTGGGGGCTATGGTCCTGGGGTGACATGATGCTCCATGTGTCCAGGTTGGCACAGAGCTGGGGCAACAGAGATGGGTTCattggaatgggggtgggggaggtgtggGGACAATGGGCAGAGCTTTGGGGCAGGGTGGGCTGAAGCAGGGCCATCAGGAATGGGGATTCATGTATTCAACCAACATCTTGTGGACTGCtatggtggtctagtgattaagaaccCACTAGCCAATgcaacaccccactccagtacttttgcctggaaaatcccatggacggaggagcctggtgggctgcagtccatggggtcgctaagagtcggacacggctgagcgacttccctttcacttttcactttcatgcattggagaaggaaatggcaacccagtccagtgttcttgcctggagaatcccagggacggggaggcctggtgggctgccctctctggggttgcacagagtcggacacgactgaagcgacttagcagcagcagccgccaatGCAATgtacttgggttccatccctggtccaggaagattccacatgtctcagGGCAGCTGaacccctgcaccacaactactgagcctgcgctctagagcccacgagccacaactcctgaacccacgaacctagagcctgtgccccgcaaaaagagaagccaatgCAATGAGAAGTCAGAATACCACACTAAGGGTTGCCCCCACTCTCTGCATCAGgaggaagcctgtgcacagcagcaaggaagacccaatgcagccaaaaataaataagtaaaatttaaaaacaaacaacaacaaaatcaaataGC
Coding sequences within it:
- the DHX58 gene encoding probable ATP-dependent RNA helicase DHX58 isoform X2; translation: MFPPTTAPRPAQGAPPTRWSWPGRGSGSDRGWAWEGARRVFGSELPAISRMELRPYQWEVIMPALEGKNIIIWLPTGSGKTRAAAYVAKRHLETVDGAKVVVLVNRVHLVTQHYEEFSRMLDRRWTITTLSGDMGPRAGFGHMARRHDLLICTAELLQKALASLEEEEHVELNAFSLLVVDECHHTHKDTVYNIILSRYLELKLQRTRPLPQVLGLTASPGTGGASTLKGAIDHVLQLCANLDTWSIMSPQDHSPQLQEHSHQPCKQYDLCHRHTQDPFGDMLKKLMDQIHDHLEMPKLRRDFGTQTYEQQVVELSQDAAEAGLLEQRVYALHLRRYNDALLIHDTVRAVDALDTLRDFYNRERATKTGVLHAERWLLALFDDHKNELARLATSGPENPKLEVLEAILQKQFRSLDSPRGIIFTRTRQSAHSLLLWLQQQPGLQTVGIRPQVLIGAGNNSQKTQMIQMTQRDQQEVIQKFRTGTLNLLVATSVAEEGLDIPQCNVVVRYGLLTNEISMVQARGRARASQSVYSFVAAQGSRELQRELTNEALEALMEQAVAAVRAMDQAEYQAKIRDLQQAALVKRAVQAAQRESRQRKFLAEQVQLLCINCMVSVGYGSDLRKVEGTHHVNVNPNFSIYYNVSKQPVDISRSFKDWRPGGAISCRNCGEAWGLQIIYKSVKLPVLKVGSMLLETPQGRVRAKKWSRVPFTVPDFDYVQYAEGLAGLSLD
- the DHX58 gene encoding probable ATP-dependent RNA helicase DHX58 isoform X1, which produces MELRPYQWEVIMPALEGKNIIIWLPTGSGKTRAAAYVAKRHLETVDGAKVVVLVNRVHLVTQHYEEFSRMLDRRWTITTLSGDMGPRAGFGHMARRHDLLICTAELLQKALASLEEEEHVELNAFSLLVVDECHHTHKDTVYNIILSRYLELKLQRTRPLPQVLGLTASPGTGGASTLKGAIDHVLQLCANLDTWSIMSPQDHSPQLQEHSHQPCKQYDLCHRHTQDPFGDMLKKLMDQIHDHLEMPKLRRDFGTQTYEQQVVELSQDAAEAGLLEQRVYALHLRRYNDALLIHDTVRAVDALDTLRDFYNRERATKTGVLHAERWLLALFDDHKNELARLATSGPENPKLEVLEAILQKQFRSLDSPRGIIFTRTRQSAHSLLLWLQQQPGLQTVGIRPQVLIGAGNNSQKTQMIQMTQRDQQEVIQKFRTGTLNLLVATSVAEEGLDIPQCNVVVRYGLLTNEISMVQARGRARASQSVYSFVAAQGSRELQRELTNEALEALMEQAVAAVRAMDQAEYQAKIRDLQQAALVKRAVQAAQRESRQRKFLAEQVQLLCINCMVSVGYGSDLRKVEGTHHVNVNPNFSIYYNVSKQPVDISRSFKDWRPGGAISCRNCGEAWGLQIIYKSVKLPVLKVGSMLLETPQGRVRAKKWSRVPFTVPDFDYVQYAEGLAGLSLD
- the DHX58 gene encoding probable ATP-dependent RNA helicase DHX58 isoform X3, giving the protein MELRPYQWEVIMPALEGKNIIIWLPTGSGKTRAAAYVAKRHLETVDGAKVVVLVNRVHLVTQHYEEFSRMLDRRWTITTLSGDMGPRAGFGHMARRHDLLICTAELLQKALASLEEEEHVELNAFSLLVVDECHHTHKDTVYNIILSRYLELKLQRTRPLPQVLGLTASPGTGGASTLKGAIDHVLQLCANLDTWSIMSPQDHSPQLQEHSHQPCKQYDLCHRHTQDPFGDMLKKLMDQIHDHLEMPKLRRDFGTQTYEQQVVELSQDAAEAGLLEQRVYALHLRRYNDALLIHDTVRAVDALDTLRDFYNRERATKTGVLHAERWLLALFDDHKNELARLATSGPENPKLEVLEAILQKQFRSLDSPRGIIFTRTRQSAHSLLLWLQQQPGLQTVGIRPQVLIGAGNNSQKTQMIQMTQRDQQEVIQKFRTGTLNLLVATSVAEEGLDIPQCNVVVRYGLLTNEISMVQARGRARASQSVYSFVAAQGSRELQRELTNEALEALMEQAVAAVRAMDQAEYQAKIRDLQQAALVKRAVQAAQRESRQRKFLAEQDLLQRLKAACGHQQKLQGLEAWGCH